Proteins from a genomic interval of Clostridium sp. M62/1:
- a CDS encoding ABC transporter substrate-binding protein: MKKRLLSLGLAAMMALSLAGCGGSGSAGSSDSTGAEEAKTEEKGAAGEVFVLGGIGPLTGSAAAYGESVKNGIELAVNEINEAGGINGYQVEYYFEDDENDAEKAVNAYNTLKDKGIQMLVGTVTSKPCIAVGAESAVDNMFQLTPSGSAVQCVENDNVFRVCFSDPDQGKKSAEYIAEHGLATKIAIIYDSSSEYSDGIRESFVTTAEEKGLEIVASEAFTADSNTDFSVQLDKAKEAGAELVFLPIYYQEASTILKQADDKDFHPQFFGCDGMDGILSVENFDPALAEGLMLLTPFTVDEEGSQDFVKAYEEAYGIEPLQFGAGAYDSVYAIKAAAEKAGLTPDMDISDMCEAMKTAMTEITVDGLTGEGMTWNAAGEPDKAPKAAKIVNGVYEMMD; this comes from the coding sequence ATGAAAAAAAGATTACTCAGTTTAGGACTGGCAGCCATGATGGCGCTGTCACTGGCAGGATGCGGAGGCTCTGGAAGTGCGGGAAGCTCCGACAGCACCGGTGCAGAGGAGGCCAAGACAGAGGAAAAGGGAGCGGCGGGAGAAGTATTCGTCCTCGGCGGCATTGGGCCGCTGACAGGTTCTGCAGCTGCCTACGGAGAATCTGTCAAAAACGGAATCGAGCTGGCTGTCAATGAGATCAATGAGGCAGGCGGTATCAATGGATATCAGGTAGAGTATTACTTCGAAGATGATGAGAACGACGCCGAGAAGGCAGTAAATGCCTATAATACATTAAAGGATAAGGGAATTCAGATGCTGGTCGGAACTGTAACTTCCAAACCGTGTATTGCGGTAGGAGCAGAGTCCGCAGTGGATAATATGTTCCAGCTCACTCCGTCCGGTTCAGCCGTTCAGTGTGTGGAGAATGACAATGTATTCCGCGTATGCTTCTCTGACCCGGATCAGGGAAAGAAATCTGCCGAGTATATTGCAGAGCATGGCCTCGCCACAAAGATTGCCATTATCTACGACAGCTCCAGCGAGTACTCTGACGGAATCCGCGAATCCTTCGTGACAACGGCTGAGGAAAAGGGACTTGAGATTGTGGCCAGCGAGGCCTTTACCGCAGACAGCAACACGGACTTTTCCGTACAGCTTGACAAGGCCAAGGAGGCAGGCGCAGAGCTGGTATTCCTTCCGATCTACTACCAGGAGGCCTCCACTATTTTAAAGCAGGCTGATGACAAGGACTTCCATCCGCAGTTCTTCGGATGTGACGGAATGGATGGAATCTTAAGCGTAGAAAATTTTGATCCGGCTTTGGCAGAAGGCTTAATGCTTTTAACACCATTCACCGTGGATGAGGAGGGAAGCCAGGATTTCGTTAAAGCCTACGAGGAGGCATACGGAATTGAGCCTCTTCAGTTCGGTGCAGGCGCATATGACAGCGTATACGCAATCAAGGCTGCCGCTGAGAAGGCAGGACTCACACCGGATATGGATATCTCCGATATGTGTGAGGCTATGAAGACCGCTATGACAGAGATCACGGTGGACGGACTGACCGGAGAGGGAATGACATGGAATGCAGCCGGAGAGCCGGATAAGGCTCCAAAGGCCGCTAAGATTGTAAACGGTGTTTATGAGATGATGGACTAA